AAAATCTCCGGGAAATGCTGATGGTCGAGATCCCTGTTGAAAAGCTCAAGGACGTGTTCGATCTGCTGATTAAGAGAGTGTGCGCCGACGAGGAGGTAGTACGAGTCAATAGGGAAGCGTTCTGGTCCATTGCCTCGGACGAGGCCTACGAGGTCTACAGCGAGCCCGGGGAACTCACCATCGGCATGCTCTCCGAGTCGTGGAGCCAGCTTGAAGGCATGCTCGCGGATCCCGACCGCGTGGTGGGGTACGGATTCGTCTGGCTTGCCGAGGTTCTACGCGCCATTGGGGACGAAGCCACGTCCTGAGCCGTTGTGAAGGGTTCGTAAGGACGAGAAGGTGCACCTATGGTGGGTCTTCGAATTTAGTGGGGGGTGCGGCGGTGACGGGCGCGCTCGCCGGTCACGCTGTGTGAGGTGGTTGGGGTGCGGGCGCCCTGGACGCAAGGAGCCCGCGGGCCTTCGTGATCATGGTTGTTGTCTAGGCAACCGATCATGAAACCCCACGGGCTTGAACAGCGACGATACCGGCATCAACGAAGCGGCAACGCGACTTCTGGGGCTGGAGGGGGTGAGTGTGACGCAGGTCAAGGACGACGGGGCGGGCGGTTCGACGGTGTACGTGGTCACGAGCGAGGACTCCGCCCGGGCCTGCCCCTCGTGCGGGGTCTTCGCCACCCGGCTGAAGGACTACCGCACCACCCGGCCCCGGCACCTGCCCTGCGGTGGACGCCCTGTGAGTATCCGGTGGCGCAAGGCACGCTGGTACTGCGCCGAACCCGCGTGCGAGCGCGGCTCGTTCACCGAGGCGATCCACGCGGTGCCCGCCGGGATGCGCACCACCACCGCCCTGCGCCGGGCGGCGGGGGCCGCGGTCTGCGACGGATCCCGCACCGTCGTGCAGGCCGGCCGCGACCTGTCCTTGAGCTGGCCCATCGTGCAGCGATGCTTTGAGGACTACGCCGCGACGGTCCTGCCCGAGACGCCGCCCGCGACCGAGGCGGTCGGGATCGACGAGACCCGGCGGGGCAAGCCGGTCTGGGCCCAGAACCCGGCCACGCAGAAGTGGGAACTGGTCGCGGACGCCTGGCACATCGGCTTCGTCGACGCGATCGGCGGGCAAGGACTGTTCGGGCAGGTCGAAGGCCGCAACGCCACCTCGGTCGCCGACTGGCTCAGCTCCCAGCCCGCATCCTGGCGGGCACAGGTGCGCTACGTCGCCATCGACCTGTGTTCCACCTTCCGCGCCGCCGTCCACCGTGCCCTGCCGCACGCGACCGTGGTCGTCGACTGCTTCCACATCGTGCAACTCGCCCAGCGCCACCTCGCCGACCTGCGCCGACGCCTCACCTGGCGGCAGCACGGCCGCCGGGCCCGCAAGGGCGACGGCATCTACACCGTCCGCAAACTCCTGCGCCGCAACAAAGAAGACCTCACCGAAGACCAACGCCTCCTCCTGAAGACCGAGTTGGAGTACATGGGTACCTACGGCCGGCAGATCCACGCGGCCTGGCAGGCCAAGGAACTCCTGCGCGACCTCCTCGGCCTGGCCGTCAGCCGCACCCACCACGCCCCCGACCGCTCCGCGATCTCCGCCGCCCGCCACCGCTTCTTCACCCACGTCGCCGACCACGCCCACCTGCACGAACTCCTCACCCTCGCCGAGACCATCGAGCAGTGGTGGGACGGCATCGAGACCTACCTGACCACCGGCATCACCAACGCCGCCTCCGAAGGCAACAACCGCCTCATCAAGCTCGAAGCGCGTAACGCCTTCGGCTTCCGCAACCGCGCCAACCAGCGCCTACGCTCACGCTGTGCGACCACCCGCCGGAGCCGACGGCAGGCGCACCCCCACTAAATTCGAAGACCCCCTATGGTGGTCAATAGGCCCTGCCGGATCTGGTCTGGCAGGGCCTATCGGCTAGTGAGGACCGTGCGGGCCTCCATCTTCTGGAAGTTCACGGGATCCCTAACGTGCCGGTCACCTCGGCGACGGCCCGGCGCGCCCCCGCACGGCGCCTCCCTACTCGACGATCGCCAGCTCGCGCGGCGTGTTGTTCAGCCGCCGGCCGCCCGTCTCCGTGACGGTCACGATGTCCTCGATCCGCACCCCGAAGCGGCCGGGGAGATAGATGCCGGGCTCCACGGAGAAGCACATCCCCGGGACCAGCGGCTGCTCCTCCCCCTCGATCATGTACGGCGGCTCGTGCGTGGTGACGCCGATCCCGTGGCCGGTGCGGTGGACGAAGTACGCCCCGTAGCCGGCGTCGTCGATCACCGCGCGCGCCGCCCGGTCGACGTCCTGGCAGGCGGCACCCGGCCGGACCGCCTCGTACCCGGCCTGCTGCGCCTCGCGCACGACGTCGTGGACCCGCCGCTCCTCTTCGGTCGGCTCCCCGACGTGGACGGTCCGGCTGGTGTCGGAGCCGTAGCCGTGTTTGAGCCCTCCGAAGTCGAGGACGACCATGTCGCCTTCCTCGATCGTGCGTTCACCGGCCTCGTGGTGCGGGTTCGCCCCGTTCGGGCCCGATCCGACGACGGTGAAGTCCACCTGCGAGTGCCCGAAACGCAGCAGCAGTCCGGCGAGGTCGGCGGCCACGTCGGTCTCCCTGCGGCCGGAGAAGCGCACCTTGAGGATCTCGCGGTACGTCTCGTCGGCGGCTGCCCCGGCCGCCGCAAGCCGGGCCAGCTCCCGCTCGTCCTTGACCGCGCGCAGCATGGGCAGGGTCCGGGTGAGCGAGGTGTACGTCGTGCCGGGCAGTTCGCGCTGCATGCCGAGCAGGTGCATGGCCCAGGCGTTGTCGCTGATCCCGTAGCGGCCGCGGCCTTCGAGCAGTGCGGCGGTGACGGCGTACGGGTCCTTGCCGTCGGTCCAGTCGCGCAGCCTGAGCGCGGCTCCTCCGGCCGCGCTCGCCACGTCCGGGGCTTCCAGGGTCGGCACGACCAGCACCGGGTCCTGGCCCTCGACGAGGACCAGGAAGGTCAGCCGTTCGGTCGGCACGGGCTGGTAGCCGGTGAGGTGGACCAGGTCCGGGCCGGGGGCCACGAGGAGACCGGAGAGCCCGGCCTCGGCGGCGGACCGGGCGGCCCGGGCCATCCGCGCCCGGTAGTCGTCGGCGGTGAAGGGCGCCGGCGTCGCGGACTCTGCGGTGCTGGGCATGGGCTCTCCTCCTGCGTTCGGTACTCGTCCCCGGTCGGTCGGGTCGCGGTCCCGTGCCCGGTCGGGGTTCCCGGGTCGGGTGCGTCGGTGTCCTCGCCGGGACGGGGTTCCCGGGTCGGGTCGGGGTTCCCGGGTCGGGTCGGGGTTCCCGGGTCGGGTGCGTCGGTGTCCTCGCCGGGACGGGGTTCCCGTGCCCGGTCGGGGTTCCCGGGTCGGGTGCGTCGGTGTCCTCGCCGGGACGGCCTCCCCGGTTCGCCGGGCCGGGGCCCTCGGAACGGCCCGATCCCGGGGCCCGATCCCGGGGCCCGACCCCGGGACCCGACCCCGGCACACTGGCCGGGCCTGGGGTCGGTGTCAGTCGTCGCCGGTATGCCGTGCCACGAGACGTTGCAGCATGTCCTGGAAGTCCTCGCCGACCACGATCCTCAGCCCCTCGCCGCCCTCGTCATGGTCGCTGAGCTGGGTCAGCGCCCCGGCCCGCCACCAGTAGACGTACGGGGTGATCGCCCCCGGCGTGTCGGCGTACCCGGACGCGGCGAAGGCGGCCAGCGC
The genomic region above belongs to Streptomyces marianii and contains:
- a CDS encoding ISL3 family transposase produces the protein MNSDDTGINEAATRLLGLEGVSVTQVKDDGAGGSTVYVVTSEDSARACPSCGVFATRLKDYRTTRPRHLPCGGRPVSIRWRKARWYCAEPACERGSFTEAIHAVPAGMRTTTALRRAAGAAVCDGSRTVVQAGRDLSLSWPIVQRCFEDYAATVLPETPPATEAVGIDETRRGKPVWAQNPATQKWELVADAWHIGFVDAIGGQGLFGQVEGRNATSVADWLSSQPASWRAQVRYVAIDLCSTFRAAVHRALPHATVVVDCFHIVQLAQRHLADLRRRLTWRQHGRRARKGDGIYTVRKLLRRNKEDLTEDQRLLLKTELEYMGTYGRQIHAAWQAKELLRDLLGLAVSRTHHAPDRSAISAARHRFFTHVADHAHLHELLTLAETIEQWWDGIETYLTTGITNAASEGNNRLIKLEARNAFGFRNRANQRLRSRCATTRRSRRQAHPH
- a CDS encoding aminopeptidase P family protein; amino-acid sequence: MPSTAESATPAPFTADDYRARMARAARSAAEAGLSGLLVAPGPDLVHLTGYQPVPTERLTFLVLVEGQDPVLVVPTLEAPDVASAAGGAALRLRDWTDGKDPYAVTAALLEGRGRYGISDNAWAMHLLGMQRELPGTTYTSLTRTLPMLRAVKDERELARLAAAGAAADETYREILKVRFSGRRETDVAADLAGLLLRFGHSQVDFTVVGSGPNGANPHHEAGERTIEEGDMVVLDFGGLKHGYGSDTSRTVHVGEPTEEERRVHDVVREAQQAGYEAVRPGAACQDVDRAARAVIDDAGYGAYFVHRTGHGIGVTTHEPPYMIEGEEQPLVPGMCFSVEPGIYLPGRFGVRIEDIVTVTETGGRRLNNTPRELAIVE